A stretch of Brassica napus cultivar Da-Ae chromosome C6, Da-Ae, whole genome shotgun sequence DNA encodes these proteins:
- the LOC106404822 gene encoding protein disulfide-isomerase 5-3, translated as MVSTTKIKSVDFYRKIPRDLTEASLSGAGLSIIAALAMMFLFGMELSTYLAVTTQTSVVVDNSSDDDFLQIDFNVSFPALSCEFASVDVSDVLSTNRLNLTKTIKKVPIDPHLRETGEEYHPTPDSDLINHGDEHHDDNTYAAIPLSGGTFDKISHKFPILVVNFYAPWCYWSSRLRPSWEKAAEITRQKYGPENDGRVLLGSVDCTEEPTLCTKYHIQGYPSIRIFHNGSDLREDHGHQEHDSYHGNRDTESLVKMVEGLLRPIKKFDGTTNHAASSIRKAPVSGGCRIEGYVRAKKVPGELVISAVSGAHSFDASRMNVTHFVKHLSFGRLISDRLLTDMKRLLPYLGLSHDRLNGKWFVNEGKFAANVTIEHYLQVVKTEVVSRRFGQEHSVIEEYEYTAHSSVAHGYYYPVAKFHFDLSPMQVLISENPKSFSHFITNVCAIIGGVFTVAGILDSIFQSTYGIMKKVELGKNF; from the exons ATGGTTTCCACCACCAAGATCAAGTCCGTTGATTTCTACAG GAAAATTCCAAGAGATTTGACAGAGGCATCTCTCTCTGGTGCTGGTTTATCCATTATAGCTGCCCTagctatgatgtttttgtttggaatg GAGCTGAGTACTTATTTGGCAGTTACCACCCAAACATCTGTAGTGGTTGACAATAGCTCTGATGATGACTTCTTACAAATTGATTTCAACGTCAG CTTTCCTGCTCTCTCATGTGAATTTGCATCTGTTGATGTAAGCGACGTGTTGTcaact AACAGGTTGAACCTAACGAAAACAATAAAGAAAGTTCCAATTGATCCGCATTTAAGAGAAACTGGTGAAGAGTACCACCCCACCCCTGACTCAGATCTCATCAACCATGGAGACGAACACCATGACGACAATACTTATGCTGCTATACCTTTATCTGGTGGTACTTTTGACAAGATTTCACATAA ATTCCCAATTTTGGTTGTTAACTTCTACGCGCCGTGGTGCTACTGGAGTAGTCGCTTG AGACCATCTTGGGAGAAAGCAGCTGAAATTACAAGACAGAA ATATGGCCCTGAGAATGACGGGCGTGTCCTTCTTGGAAGTGTTGATTGCACTGAAGAACCTACTCTATGCACAAA GTATCATATACAAGGCTATCCATCTATTCGTATTTTCCATAACGGAAGTGATCTTAG GGAGGATCATGGGCACCAAGAACATGATTCTTATCATGGAAATCGGGACACAGAGAGCCTAGTCAAG ATGGTGGAAGGACTGCTAAGACCTATCAAGAAGTTTGATGGTACAACTAATCATGCGGCTTCAAGTATTAGAAAGGCACCAGTTAGTGGAGGTTGTAGAATCGAAGGCTATGTGCGTGCCAAGAAG gttCCTGGCGAACTCGTTATCTCAGCTGTTTCAGGAGCTCATTCATTCGATGCTTCTAGAATGAACGTGACACATTTTGTAAAACATCTCTCATTTGGTAGACTGATTTCAGATAGGTTGTTGACTGATATGAAACGGCTACTGCCTTATCTTGGTCTAAGCCATGACAGGCTTAATGGAAAATGGTTCGTTAATGAAGGAAAGTTTGCTGCTAATGTTACT ATCGAACATTATCTTCAAGTAGTCAAAACAGAAGTAGTTTCAAGAAGGTTCGGTCAAGAACACTCAGTGATTGAGGAATATGAATATACAGCTCATAGCAGTGTGGCTCATGGTTACTATTACCCTGTTGCAAAGTTTCACTTCGACCTCTCTCCCATGCAG gtaTTGATAAGCGAGAACCCAAAGTCATTCTCACACTTCATTACAAATGTTTGCGCCATAATAGGTGGTGTTTTCACG GTGGCCGGGATACTAGATTCGATATTTCAAAGCACTTACGGAATAATGAAAAAGGTCGAGCTAGGGAAGAACTTTTGA
- the LOC125588711 gene encoding early nodulin-like protein 3, giving the protein MLHRLSFLVCLLVIINTVSAREFVVGGSKGWTVPSDDQLYNQWAEKSRFQISDSLLFVYQQNQDSVLQVTRDAYDSCNTKEPTAKFTDGHTSFKLDRSGTYYFISGNKDNCHKNQKLIIIVMADRSSTNTTTTSSPPPSPSVESSPSPTYTGTFEITPAPSQDTPGNSASPFASSVLPSAFIVTMFLSLFR; this is encoded by the exons ATGCTTCACAGGCTCAGCTTTCTTGTTTGTCTTCTTGTGATTATTAACACGGTCAGCGCCAGAGAGTTTGTTGTAGGAGGATCAAAAGGTTGGACTGTTCCCTCAGATGATCAACTATACAATCAATGGGCAGAGAAAAGCAGATTCCAAATCAGTGACTCTTTGC TGTTTGTCTACCAACAAAACCAAGACTCAGTGCTTCAAGTGACAAGAGATGCTTACGATAGCTGCAACACCAAGGAACCCACTGCTAAATTCACAGACGGACACACTTCCTTCAAGCTTGACCGGTCAGGAACATACTACTTCATCAGTGGAAACAAAGACAATTGTCACAAGAACCAGAAGCTTATAATCATTGTCATGGCTGATAGAAGCAGTACAAATACAACAACCACATCTTCACCTCCTCCTTCACCTTCAGTAGAATCATCACCCTCTCCTACTTACACAGGAACTTTTGAAATAACCCCGGCGCCTTCACAAGATACTCCCGGAAACTCAGCTTCACCTTTTGCCTCCTCTGTTCTGCCTTCTGCTTTCATTGTTACaatgtttctttctcttttcagaTAA